In the genome of Hyphobacterium sp. CCMP332, one region contains:
- a CDS encoding tail fiber domain-containing protein: protein MHKILLLSALFLILNSLNAQNNTGIGTITPNPNALLELDNNGSPLGLLLPRQDISTFTLGPADFGMMVFNTVDNKVYMWDGTAWVSSTSEWAVNGTDIFNLNSGNVGIGTTNPQTKLQVEATGSFAVRLRSTESNSSAYSELEFGRDNGVGGFFKTGGIGTPGSGDYLQISSPQFIQFITNFSPRMTISNAGSVTLGSGVSSDLLNVNEGNITMFRSDGNDLELTFEADNNGIPWTIGVDDAANADFIISQGSNLSNPKLFISSGNAVGIGLSTPVNRLDVEGGAAIGSGYAGTVTAPANGLVVQGNVGIGSNSPLYPLVVAGQSELSGNVGIGAVPDPSYDLFISSGASSSQKIESFNSSLALFSSASSSIVLESGTALSGTNTYTISSGTGGLFVIGQQVTSGMLLFRHNVGGSLAVLSTSHFGPYANAGLDLGSASFRWNRVYYTTGILGTSDRKYKNNISSLQYGLNEIMRLNPVSFQWNEFPEHGQQLGLIAQEVQAVLPEVVEETSGQNKDLLMNHMELIPVMIKGMQELKSENEQLKERIEALENK from the coding sequence ATGCATAAAATTTTACTACTATCAGCATTATTTTTAATTCTGAACAGTCTCAACGCACAAAACAATACAGGAATTGGAACTATTACACCAAATCCCAATGCCTTATTGGAGCTGGACAATAATGGAAGTCCACTTGGATTGCTATTGCCACGACAAGATATTTCCACATTTACTTTGGGGCCGGCCGATTTTGGCATGATGGTATTTAATACGGTCGATAATAAAGTGTATATGTGGGATGGTACTGCATGGGTCAGTTCCACTTCCGAATGGGCGGTCAATGGAACAGATATTTTTAATCTGAACTCGGGAAATGTGGGAATAGGCACCACAAATCCACAAACAAAACTTCAGGTTGAAGCGACAGGCTCCTTTGCCGTCAGGCTAAGAAGTACCGAAAGTAATTCATCCGCTTATTCCGAATTGGAATTTGGCAGGGATAACGGTGTGGGTGGATTTTTCAAAACGGGTGGAATAGGCACTCCGGGATCCGGCGACTATCTGCAAATATCATCCCCTCAATTTATTCAGTTTATAACCAATTTTTCACCCAGGATGACCATTAGCAATGCCGGAAGTGTCACTTTGGGCAGTGGTGTAAGTTCTGATCTTTTGAACGTCAATGAAGGAAATATTACCATGTTTCGAAGCGATGGCAATGATCTGGAGTTAACTTTCGAAGCAGACAATAACGGCATTCCCTGGACCATTGGTGTGGATGATGCAGCCAACGCCGATTTTATTATTTCACAGGGAAGCAATTTATCAAACCCAAAATTATTTATAAGCAGTGGAAATGCTGTGGGTATAGGATTATCAACTCCGGTCAACAGACTTGATGTCGAAGGCGGTGCTGCTATAGGAAGCGGATATGCGGGTACAGTAACTGCACCAGCAAATGGATTAGTTGTTCAGGGAAATGTAGGAATTGGCTCAAACAGCCCTTTATATCCACTTGTGGTCGCAGGACAATCGGAGCTTTCAGGCAACGTTGGTATTGGAGCCGTTCCCGATCCTTCATATGATTTATTCATCAGCAGTGGTGCGAGTTCATCTCAGAAAATTGAAAGTTTTAATTCAAGCCTTGCTTTGTTTTCTTCCGCAAGTTCTTCCATTGTTTTGGAAAGTGGAACGGCCTTAAGTGGCACAAATACCTATACCATCTCTTCCGGGACCGGTGGTCTTTTTGTCATCGGACAACAGGTAACTTCCGGAATGTTACTATTCAGGCATAATGTCGGAGGTTCTCTCGCGGTTTTAAGCACCTCACATTTTGGGCCTTATGCCAATGCGGGTTTGGATTTAGGAAGCGCCTCATTTCGATGGAATCGCGTTTATTATACAACCGGTATATTGGGTACTTCTGACAGAAAATATAAAAATAATATTAGCAGTCTTCAATATGGCCTTAATGAAATAATGAGGCTCAATCCTGTAAGTTTTCAATGGAATGAATTTCCCGAACATGGTCAACAATTGGGTCTGATTGCCCAGGAAGTGCAGGCGGTACTTCCTGAAGTAGTTGAGGAAACATCAGGTCAAAATAAAGACCTCTTGATGAACCATATGGAATTAATCCCGGTAATGATCAAAGGTATGCAGGAATTGAAATCAGAAAATGAGCAATTAAAGGAGAGAATAGAAGCTTTAGAAAATAAATAA